Proteins co-encoded in one Arachis stenosperma cultivar V10309 chromosome 7, arast.V10309.gnm1.PFL2, whole genome shotgun sequence genomic window:
- the LOC130939770 gene encoding uncharacterized protein LOC130939770: MEDEVHEDVRGGAGNQTGQERRVLGSYINPNPGNCGNSILKPTIHANNFELKPQLITVVQNNCSYGGGAQEDPNQHLNTFLRICDTVKSNGVHPDTYKLLLFPFSLRDKATKWLESFPKESLTTWEDVVNKFLARFYPPQRINRLRAEVQTFRQLDGETLYEAWERFKDLTRKCPPDMFNEWVQLHIFNEGLRYESKKAVDHSSGGSLNKKKTIEEAIDVIKTVAKNDYFYTSERSQKKGVLELNSMNALLAQNKAIAAQLASLTKKMENNQVAVVQTQAPPQKENEPEVECEQANYVHNPSRPPYDTNSKTYNPGWKNHPNFG; encoded by the coding sequence ATGGAAGATGAAGTGCACGAAGATGTTAGAGGAGGTGCTGGAAATCAAACTGGGCAAGAGAGGAGAGTCTTGGGCTCCTACATCAACCCaaatccaggaaactgtggcAACAGCATCCTCAAGCCAACAATccatgccaacaattttgagttgaaacctcaactCATCACAGTAGTCCAGAATAACTGTTCATatggaggaggtgctcaagaagatccaaatcaacatcttAACACATTCTTGAGGATATGCGATACTGTAAAGTCCAATGGTGTACACCCTGACACCTATAAACTACTTCTGTTCCCTTTCTCGCTCAGAGATAAGGCAACAAAGTGGTtagaatcattccccaaggagAGCCTAACCACATGGGAGGATGTTGTAAACAAATTTCTagcaagattttaccctccaCAGAGGATCAACAGGCTAagagctgaggtgcaaactttCAGACAGCTAGATGGTGAAACACTCTATGAGGCctgggagaggttcaaagatCTAACAAGAAAATGCCCACCAGATATGTTTAATGAGTGGGTGCAGCTCCACATTTTCAATGAAGGACTAAGATATGAATCGAAGAAGGCTGTGGACCACTCTTCAGGGGGTTcactcaacaagaagaagaccattgaggaagccatagatgtcattaaAACTGTAGCtaagaatgactacttctatacTTCAGAAAGAAGCCAAAAGAAGGGTGTGCTGGAACTCAATTCTATGAATGCCCTGTTGGCACAAAACAAGGCAATTGCAGCACAATTGGCATCATTAACCAAGAAAATGGAAAATAATCAAGttgcagttgtccaaactcaagcACCACCCCAAAAAGAAAATGAACCAGAAGTTGAATGTGAGCAAGCAAACTATGTGCATAATCCCTCTCGACCACCATATGACACTAACTCCAAGACATATAACCCAGgatggaagaaccacccaaattttgggtga